A window of Danaus plexippus chromosome 26, MEX_DaPlex, whole genome shotgun sequence genomic DNA:
ATTATTCTCTATGGATGTGCGAAATGATGCGTCATCTGAcgtttgaaagaaaaaatctaaatcccttacaaataaatttcgacataaaacataatataaatttcgaaGAAATatcgaaatttttataaatattgcttcGAACGTATTACTTAGACAATACAAAAGAAGTTGTTTGATTGAATTCGGCTCAGAATCGACGTCGATACGCCGTTCCGAACAATCACGAGATTTCTTAttcgatataatattttattaacaataacaaagaaaaaaaaaccttattaaGCTGTTACAAAAACATGAAACTTTTGCTTTAAGATTTTTTCCAatagattgataatataatattatcaataatattgatgACGTTTGGTGCTGTGTGAAATATTTGTCATTGAtaatatacagataatatatatacatatataatttattcatacatatcatttcaaattattgGAACATTGCAAACTAACTAGGTTAAATTGCTTCAAATGAGTTCAAACATTGAATAtgtcaaaattacaaaaagttttatttaaaaaaattgggtTCATAATAAACCTTTGCAAACAGCATCCAGATACCCAGCAGTGTACTTATATTTCTATACCGAGGTCCAAGTTATGCTGGTCatcaatttttcttttcattaataatttttctttcaggTTCAGAATGCCTGGCGGGCGAACGCCTCGGCCGTGCTCATTTACAACGACAGAGAGACCACTGTGTTGGAAAAGATGAAACTATCCGTGAATAATGGACGTAAGTAGTGATACTCATATcatcaatcaatacatattataaaactaagtccctcgccgcgtctgtctgtctgtcttgTCGCTATAAACGGATAGCGTGATtgtcgaggaaggttttagtatgtaatttgctgagtttttgtatttacttgtgtgtacattaaccatatttattgaagatgtcgggaacatgagccgtctgagagcttttaacgaaaacgctgcctaaggtctttgatatataacaaagtaatatatggtggaattgtgtatcttatataggtctataGAAAAGgccgcggtggcatatgtctataccttaaggataacatactatatccattttacaacttttaaaaattggcattcctaaagcgtttattggaaagctatttacataaataccgTATTAAGtctcatcaaaataaattacttcattttcaagcctacatcagtgtctgtaaattactttttaaattatttaaatcggggatgccatttgaaagttatcataatacaGGTtgaataattctcaaaattaaataggatattttatatgttttgtaaacaGCCCATGCGATGCCGGGGCTGGTAactagtatatgtatatattatataaaccgTAATGCTTTGTTGACAttcgtaaatatattaatttgttttcaaagcGAAttcatagtaattaaaaattattatcatcaaaactctttataacttgaataaaaaatttgacatttaacaaaataataataataataaaaaatatatcagaaatCGGATTCCATAACAGAGTCAAATCGATAAAAAGcaacaaatatctttttatacaaaactcgTATATATTGCAATATCTCGATATCTCTATCAAGATACCCAAAAATCTTagttgtttacattttataatgctTCTTGATAATAGCcgggaaattatttttaaataatcataaaaaaaaaaaaccaacgGAGTAACGACCAAAATTATACCTTATGATATACAAGAACGgttcatatttaattgtagtaacatataaagttttttgtcCAATATCCGACGTTGGTCCAGGTTGTACGTCATAGATTAttgcataaataatataaaaccttcttaACCATAACTGctttataagattatatttttgttattctttaatagataataaaatatgattaatattttcattcgaTATCACACTTGACTTCACTGCCCGCTAAAACTTGTTATTGGATATTGTAAAATGCAGATGCAGATGGTTGAGGTAAAAAttataggaaatatataacaaatagcttatttttaattatatatatgcataaagTGAATTAACAAACATCTATAGTCCCAGTCACGTGACTTACTAAATACAACCTTATGCCTTAACACTGCAGTAACTCACAAGTATCAGGTATTTCGGGATAAATAGCCTGTGTCGTATTCTGTTGTCCAGGCTACGTTACTGcaaagtcttatcaaaattcgttaaaaagatttttgcgTCCACACATCCTGTATCTTGCATATAACATTGTGAACATGAGAGATCgcaatatgaattaaatgtatgatatcctttaaggaaaaaaacactgaaattataaaaattgtaaagaataattttaatatggattaagaattttttcttaagtaatatatatatatatatatatataatatatatatatatataaaatacagtgAGATATATGTCGAGAGTTGAATAACTCTTACTATTATGTTCTTAACCACGAACTCGAGTCTTCTTGCACCGGCCTTTCTATAAGCTAGTTTTAACCAACTTTCTAATATGGCCCGGCAGATAGTTAAtcgttatatatgtatatatatatatataataataataaattatgacataCAGTTTTAACTGTCACAAAATGACGATGCACGTTCCTTAATCAGACACACTTatgtaactattaaataaataaataataaatatatttttatttcgcacCAGTTagattattttagaattttttacatttatattataaaacgtatataaTAAAGGCGGTGTTTGTATGCATGTCATGCAAGCCAGATAGTCGTTTTGagaaaaatttcttataaatatagcgTAAgccatttttttgtttcgagCGAGGTAAAAAtcagttttctttttaaataacggtttatccaaataatttttaatatttaattaatctgtgtgtactttttttacttaagataaatatgtaaCGTGTTTTTTTGATATCTTATCTTTTACCTTTacctttatataattgtatataaaatacttagacaacaattttttttattattctaagatACAGATAAACAAATGCAATAcaccaaaattaaattcaaaatcgatattatacaaaatacgtATACCACCTTCATCTTCTTTCGGCATCAGCTGTTGACTGAATATTGAGTAATCAAATaaggtgtatatatatacatataccccacaatacatatatatatacccttatttatatatataaccacactacaattatataaggtgTCCGTGAAGCCAGAATCATGAGGCTTCTATCCCCATGAACCggtataaacaaacataacgTCACGTAACACTTGACACTGCCGCAGCGTCGCCTCTCATCACTAATAGGTGACGAGGATTGACAACATAAATAGTATAGAATAGACTTTAatagagaaatataattaaccgATAGAAATAgttcaaataatttgattaaattattttattcgcataaactatgaatttaattaaatcggaaaattaaatatgtcagTCTTTTCTATacgttcatttaaaagattttaacaaaaagaaaagcatgtgaaaattttgtgcaattttttacatatttcgaCTATTCATCAAAAGTATTGAtagaaaattatgtatttaattataactcgTAAAAGATTCGTATAGTTTTGtgggaaaattttatttgatgataaaattacaaatttaaaaacagaatatatatttcaattttaataaaatacaagtgtGTATGATTATCATCTTCATTAtgttcaaagtaaaaaaaatgaccCCGTCGCGAAACATTACagataaaaacacattttaatatataacaattaccACACACACACCGTATCACGTTCTCTCAACAGAATCACCTTTCGTCATCAATCGTTATCGCTAATGATAACCGCTGATAACGCCacagattataatttgttgtttttgtaattgtttcataattatatttataattcattataatatctcACGTATGTTATGCAGCGACAAAGCGACAAGTCTCTGTGGCGACATGTGTTACAGATAGCAGTTGCTTTTTTGTTTAACGATAAAAAGGATTACGTCATTCTTCTCTTATTATTACGAAGGCGAAAGTTTTCAAGAGTTTAGTGATTTATCCATAGATACCCACCTATCAAATAGGCTGTTATTATCCATCCAAAAATTCACCCACCCATCTATCAAGAATACATGTACATAGtctaaatctaaaaaatattgatattatttacaaactgattataaaaaaaaaactcacggAATTTTATACGATTTTTTCTCCAAGCGAAGTATGTACCttgaatgaaatgtaaaattagaTTCCATTTCCATTCCATTCCAATATATTTGGTATTTACATTCCATATTCCAGGCAACATTAGTGCGGTTTTCACATACAAATGGAAAGGCGAGGAGATAACCCGCCTGGTGGATAACGGAACACGCGTCGTGATAGCTATCATCAAGGGACGGACCCTAACCCACATCAACAGTAACATCAACAAGTACGTATTAACGAAAACATTTGATGACTTAGAACCTGCGACTCAAGGTATAATGAGTTGGCGCCTCTTGTGCGAATGAACTACCGTGTCTAGCTAAGTCGATTCCTGAATTTagcgtttttatatatatttatgtattctatttttatgtaatatttttattatcatataaaatatgctgTTCTTtactcgttttatttaatttatatattattaatattataaatatttctgttttatgtaCATTACAACGTAAAGaccgtaaattattataaatttaataaaaaagcaaataattcTACAGTCCGTGTTGAACTTTATACTTCCTAAATaacaatagtatatatatatacctaattataattatattcgttttctgatacatttatttgttattttaatttgcatcTCACCGATTCAGCGTGAGCGAGACGAGTACTATATCCTCGTacgtaaacaaatataatataaacgccAGGCTGAATAAATCAAACCATAGCATTGTTTATATGtagaagatatttaaaaaaaatggagtAACTGTCATAAGTTTCGAGTAAAAGCtagacatataaattatatcattatgttatagtatattatattcattttagtagttacaatgataattaatttaatatttatcacacaatattaaatacgccAGATATTCACAGCCAACAGATGACATATATGTACTTTCAACAAGACAGTGTGTTAGTGTGCgtgtgtttgtatgtttgcGTGTTCTGGAGCACACACACCTGTAATGTGTTTCCAATACTTGCAGGACATCAGTCCTATTCGTGTCGATATCCTTCATAGTGCTGATGGTTATATCTCTCGCTTGGCTCGTCTTCTACTACATACAGCGCTTCAGGTACATACACGCCAAGGATAGACTGTCGGTTagtatacctatatataataatgtgtacatagcataatatatatatatatatatatgtcgtttataacataaaaataaccgccatttacttaataacttttagaatttgtttgtctgtttgttccttCCGATCTCTCAAACGGCTGCACCGATTTAGACGCGAGTTTCACAGGATGATAGATGacgtaataagaaataatatatatatatctgtttttaattaataagcaCAGACGATGTGGCGGGCACATCAAGTACGtgatgatataataatttgaattaaactgtgatataataattttaattaaaaattaaacgagtctttatatataaatataaatagttttaggtATTTCGTTAGATTTCATTACACATATAAATgcgttcaatttaattttttctttttattttatttatttcccaaGTTATTTATGAACTTATAACtgatcatatattttcttgagAAATCGTTTTCTATCATTTTATTACCCGGTACATATTTCGTTCATTGTTTGATGTCACGGGTCCGTGTTCAGAACGTTTAAACAATAGAAAAGGACGTTAACGCtagttaagataaaattttatcgataACATATTGTTTCTGCGCATTATTTAtcgatattaattcaattagcTACATTATAACGGTTGAAATCATTGTTTTGTATGGTGTTATGTAGAATTAACCGTCTGAATTTTATCCaaaatgttgtatataaaaatataaaaattggaCAAAACACGTATATTACAGAAGCGGCTCTGTTGTGCTGCTAAGAAAGCTCTCTCCAAAATACCCGTTAGAAATCTTAAGGTCGACGATAGGGTGAGTACTACAATAAtatactgtataaaatattatgcacCATCCTTactataagtttatataaactaaacacAGATAGTATGCAGTTCATCATTCAGATACTATCAAGTGATAAGATTAGTCTAgccatttacataatttaaaaatatatattttttctttgattatacaaaaataaaaaaaaatatctatttaaagttctaaatattaaagtttttcatatgaatatatactgtaatatatattgttttatatacaggAGGTTCAAGGTGACGGTGAATGCTGCGCGATCTGCATCGAACCTTACAAAGTATCGGAGACATTAAGATCGTTACCATGCAGGTTGGTAACTATTGTCATAAACACAACGAACTAAACCAGACTTAAATACCCGCTCATACTAGACTGACAGacttatttcttatttgaCAGAACTAACCTAGACCACCTTATATATAGGattatgaacaattttatatcacttATATTAAGaccattaaataattcaatagatCAATCtagaatatattcttataagttattatttatttatatacttgaaCAGACTAGTCTAGTCTAGTCTAGTCTAGTCTAGTCTAGACTAGACTAGACTAGTCTACACTTGTTGGGTTACAGTAAAAAACAATCATATATATCatctataatttttcaacttatatcttaaatatgtaaataaattcttcTATCACAGTAACATttctgaatataataaatgctaaTTCCCTTATAACTTTATCCGCAGACATGACTTCCACAAGAGCTGTATCGACCCCTGGCTGCTGGAACACCGCACCTGTCCGATGTGCAAGATggatatactaaaatattacggATTTGTGGtcagttatatgtataatataatataacattaattgacATAGTTAagatataatagttttatgagcacagcttaaaaatatatcaatatatttttctgactTACCAGTTATAAGACTAGTGTATAATGTGACCGTTTATCAGACTATGGCTGAATcgtttttctttgttattatatagcaataacataaaaaataacgaatgTCTACCGatactttaatatgttttatatatttataatttgattttttttaaatatcaaatatttctatCATATTATGgaggttttaataatttctgaaCGTGTATCTAAtgcgtgtttttttttgtcacgtAGTTCACCGGAAGTCAGGAGAGTATCCTCCAGCTGGAGGCGGA
This region includes:
- the LOC133319659 gene encoding E3 ubiquitin-protein ligase goliath-like isoform X1 gives rise to the protein MCVIMKFVDMWSVFLLIGFVGGQSPSSELEAVRYGPSEERIASDTFTVADINITYKDEHGVYYTETSESGKYGEGFIGSSRGMAVHVRAKGPEGERDHTGCTWPLLSVAAPTEPLPTEPWIAVIRRGNCNFEIKVQNAWRANASAVLIYNDRETTVLEKMKLSVNNGRNISAVFTYKWKGEEITRLVDNGTRVVIAIIKGRTLTHINSNINKTSVLFVSISFIVLMVISLAWLVFYYIQRFRYIHAKDRLSKRLCCAAKKALSKIPVRNLKVDDREVQGDGECCAICIEPYKVSETLRSLPCRHDFHKSCIDPWLLEHRTCPMCKMDILKYYGFVFTGSQESILQLEAEDARSTLSPATNRHPLTLLQNESSYEEAGSERSSRAASPDRLVRNELNEDRSCVSSPSHGDRSPVERCD
- the LOC133319659 gene encoding E3 ubiquitin-protein ligase goliath-like isoform X2; the protein is MCVIMKFVDMWSVFLLIGFVGGQSPSSELEAVRYGPSEERIASDTFTVADINITYKDEHGVYYTETSESGKYGEGFIGSSRGMAVHVRAKGPEGERDHTGCTWPLLSVAAPTEPLPTEPWIAVIRRGNCNFEIKVQNAWRANASAVLIYNDRETTVLEKMKLSVNNGRNISAVFTYKWKGEEITRLVDNGTRVVIAIIKGRTLTHINSNINKTSVLFVSISFIVLMVISLAWLVFYYIQRFRYIHAKDRLSKRLCCAAKKALSKIPVRNLKVDDREVQGDGECCAICIEPYKVSETLRSLPCRHDFHKSCIDPWLLEHRTCPMCKMDILKYYGFVFTGSQESILQLEAEDARSTLSPATNRHPLTLNESSYEEAGSERSSRAASPDRLVRNELNEDRSCVSSPSHGDRSPVERCD